Proteins encoded by one window of Bacillus rossius redtenbacheri isolate Brsri chromosome 3, Brsri_v3, whole genome shotgun sequence:
- the LOC134531024 gene encoding uncharacterized protein LOC134531024 isoform X1: MTQHRFRKTAGNRDEHGSAWSSAGSSQSYKAAAFKPQHCLVTRGWPRLHDYMARGKSCRMLAGNTVPTDTRPPVRAASPGRAVAMETPRRRVRQAPARFRRPRIDAAAARHPASQRPSPWRPQNQQPTAAARFPAAFRFLHESHHAPSRHTGVRTAVLDTGCGETGPAALGKKEFGLVIDFVLYTYKSESSALHDKK, from the exons ATGACCCAGCATCGTTTCAGAAAGACCGCAGGGAACAGAGATGAACATGGTTCTGCATGGTCAAGTGCAGGGTCGAGTCAGAGCTACAAAGCAGCGGCCTTCAAGCCCCAACACTGTCTTGTAACCAGAGGGTGGCCTCGCCTGCACGATTAcatg GCACGTGGGAAGAGCTGCAGAATGCTCGCGGGGAACACGGTGCCGACTGACACGCGCCCACCTGTTCGCGCGGCGTCGCCCGGCCgagctgttgccatggagacgccgCGGCGCCGCGTCCGGCAGGCTCCGGCCCGCTTCCGGCGCCCGCGTATCGACGCTGCGGCGGCGCGGCATCCGGCCTCGCAGCGCCCGTCGCCATGGCGACCGCAGAATCAACAACCGACTGCAGCAGCTCGCTTTCCTGCAGCGTTCCGTTTCCTGCACGAGTCGCACCACGCGCCGTCTCGCCACACGGGCGTTCGTACAGCAGTACTGGATACCGGCTGTGGTGAGACTGGTCCTGCCGCGTTAGGAAAAAAAGAGTTTGGTTTGGTGATAGATTTTGTATTATACACATATAAATCCGAATCTTCAGCTTTACATGACAAGAAATAA
- the LOC134531024 gene encoding uncharacterized protein LOC134531024 isoform X2 yields MVKCRVESELQSSGLQAPTLSCNQRVASPARLHVFGLGVHVNRHVGRAAECSRGTRCRLTRAHLFARRRPAELLPWRRRGAASGRLRPASGARVSTLRRRGIRPRSARRHGDRRINNRLQQLAFLQRSVSCTSRTTRRLATRAFVQQYWIPAVVRLVLPR; encoded by the exons ATGGTCAAGTGCAGGGTCGAGTCAGAGCTACAAAGCAGCGGCCTTCAAGCCCCAACACTGTCTTGTAACCAGAGGGTGGCCTCGCCTGCACGATTAcatg TGTTTGGACTGGGGGTCCACGTGAACAGGCACGTGGGAAGAGCTGCAGAATGCTCGCGGGGAACACGGTGCCGACTGACACGCGCCCACCTGTTCGCGCGGCGTCGCCCGGCCgagctgttgccatggagacgccgCGGCGCCGCGTCCGGCAGGCTCCGGCCCGCTTCCGGCGCCCGCGTATCGACGCTGCGGCGGCGCGGCATCCGGCCTCGCAGCGCCCGTCGCCATGGCGACCGCAGAATCAACAACCGACTGCAGCAGCTCGCTTTCCTGCAGCGTTCCGTTTCCTGCACGAGTCGCACCACGCGCCGTCTCGCCACACGGGCGTTCGTACAGCAGTACTGGATACCGGCTGTGGTGAGACTGGTCCTGCCGCGTTAG